In the genome of Streptomyces sp. NBC_00259, the window CGGCGACCTGCGGGAGGCCACGGTCTTCTACACGGTCTACGGGGACGACGAGGAGCGTGCCGCGTCCGCCGCGGCGCTGGAGTCGGCCAAGGGTGTCCTCCGCTCCGAGGTCGGCCGGCAGACCGGGGTCCGCTTCACGCCGACCCTGAGCTTCGTCCCGGACGCCCTCCCCGACAACGCGCGCACGATCGACGATCTGCTCGACAAGGCGCGCGCCAAGGACGCGGAGGTCCGTGAAGCCTCCACCGGCAAGACGTACGCCGGCGACGCCGACCCGTACCGCAAGCCGGAGGACGAGGACGAGGACGGGGACA includes:
- the rbfA gene encoding 30S ribosome-binding factor RbfA, with the translated sequence MADNARARKLADRIQVVVAETLDRRIKDPRLGFVTITDARVTGDLREATVFYTVYGDDEERAASAAALESAKGVLRSEVGRQTGVRFTPTLSFVPDALPDNARTIDDLLDKARAKDAEVREASTGKTYAGDADPYRKPEDEDEDGDTASE